CGGGATAGCGGTCCGCGGCCGCGGCGCCGTCGCGCGCGAGCAGCGTGACCGACAAGCCTGCCTCATCGGCGGCGTCGAGTTCCTCGATCACATCGGACAGGAACAGGATCGCGCGCGGTTCCACGCCGATCGCGCGGGCGATGGCCACGTAGGAGTCAGCCTCGCGCTTGGCGCCGATGGCGGTATCGAAATAGCCGGCGAAGAGCGGCGTCAGGTCGCCCGCATCGCTATGGCCGAACAGCAGCTTCTGCGCGGCGACCGATCCCGACGAATAGACGTAGAGCGGGACCCCGCGCGCATGCCAGCGCCGCAGTCCGGCAACGGCGTCGGGATAGACATGGCCGGTGAAGGCGCCCGCCGCATAGCCATCCGCCCAGATCATGCCCTGCAGCGTCTTGAGCGGGCCGATCTTGCAGTCGGCGTCATGCCAAGCGTGGAGTTGCGCGATACAGCCCTCAAGGTCGAGATGCGGCAGGGCCGCCTCCGCGCGGACCTGCTCCAGCACCGGCGCGACGGCCTCAGGGTTCTCCCGCACGAACTCGGCGAGCCGCGCGCGCGAATAGGGAAACAGCACCTCAGCGACGAACGCGATGCTGGAGGTCGTCCCCTCGATATCGGTGACGATCGCGCGCGGACTCATGCAGCGCCTGCGTAGCGCGGGATCGACTCCGCGATGGGATCGCCGGTGAAGCGCGCGACCCAGCCGTCCGGCGTGGTGAACAGCCGGATCGCGGTGAAGCTTGGCCGCTCCCCGGTATCGAACCAATGCCGCGTGCCGGCCGGGAGGACGATCAGGTCGCCGGCGGTGCATTCGAGGGCATGCACCGCCGCGCCGCTGCGGATGTAGAACAGGCCGGCCCCCTCGACGAAGAAACGAACCTCGTCGTCGTCATGGACATGCTCGGACAGGAACTTGGCGCGGAACTCGACGCGTTGGGGATGATCGGGCGTCAGCCGCACCACATCGCACGAACGGTACCCGCCCCGCGCCTTGAGCCGGTCGATCTCGTCGGCGAACAGCGCGAGGATCGCGGCGTCGCTCCGATCGTCGCCCAGCGCGGCGGCGGGCCAGCGTTCGAGATGCACGCCGGTCGGCGCGAGCGCCGCCACGATCGACGCATGATCCTCGATCGCCTCCTCCGCCTCGAACGGCGCCGTGTCGCGATACCGCGTCAGTCTGGTCACTGCCTCACTCCTTCGCCCTTCGCCGCTTCCCACTCGCAGGCCAGCAGATACTCGCTGCCCTCGGCGACCGCCTCGGCAGCCGCCATCGTCGCGCCCCAGGCGTAGAGACCGTGCCCGCGGATGTAGAAGGCCGGCAGGATCGGCGACTGCGCGGTGAGCAGCGGGCGAAGCTCGTCCGACAGGGCCATCATGTCCTGGCTGTTCTCCACCAGCGGCATGGCCACGGAGGTCGCATGTGTATCGACGCCCGGATAGATTTTGAGCAGTTCGTAGCCGGAGAGCACGATCGCACGCGCCTCCGCCAGCCTGCGGCTCAACACCACGCCGGGAATCGAATGCGTATGCAGGATCGCGCCCGCGCCCGGATCCACAGCATAGATCAGACAGTGCAGCAGCGTTTCCGCCGACGGCTTCTTGCCGTCGAGCGGGGAACCCTCGGCGGAGACGCGCAT
This is a stretch of genomic DNA from Sphingomonas sp. BT-65. It encodes these proteins:
- the mtnC gene encoding acireductone synthase — its product is MSPRAIVTDIEGTTSSIAFVAEVLFPYSRARLAEFVRENPEAVAPVLEQVRAEAALPHLDLEGCIAQLHAWHDADCKIGPLKTLQGMIWADGYAAGAFTGHVYPDAVAGLRRWHARGVPLYVYSSGSVAAQKLLFGHSDAGDLTPLFAGYFDTAIGAKREADSYVAIARAIGVEPRAILFLSDVIEELDAADEAGLSVTLLARDGAAAADRYPVASSFDTILPQEIDA
- a CDS encoding acireductone dioxygenase, encoding MTRLTRYRDTAPFEAEEAIEDHASIVAALAPTGVHLERWPAAALGDDRSDAAILALFADEIDRLKARGGYRSCDVVRLTPDHPQRVEFRAKFLSEHVHDDDEVRFFVEGAGLFYIRSGAAVHALECTAGDLIVLPAGTRHWFDTGERPSFTAIRLFTTPDGWVARFTGDPIAESIPRYAGAA
- the mtnB gene encoding methylthioribulose 1-phosphate dehydratase, giving the protein MTSFAEAAEAIVTAGNRLDQCGLAPATAGNYSMRLADGTLAITVSGAHKGRLELDQIMRVSAEGSPLDGKKPSAETLLHCLIYAVDPGAGAILHTHSIPGVVLSRRLAEARAIVLSGYELLKIYPGVDTHATSVAMPLVENSQDMMALSDELRPLLTAQSPILPAFYIRGHGLYAWGATMAAAEAVAEGSEYLLACEWEAAKGEGVRQ